A stretch of DNA from Allomeiothermus silvanus DSM 9946:
CTAAGCGTGTGTTTGCCCGCTCGGTCAAGCTCAGCCGCCACGAGCTTACCAGCAACGACTTCGCCGCGCTCAAAGCCCACCGCAAGAGCCAGGGCCTAGCCGCCAAGGTCTGGAGCGAAACCCCACTGCTGGCCCATGCCCACCCGGTGGTGCTCGAGGAGGGCAGGGCCGTGCTGGGGGAACTCGAGCTTGAACTTCATCCCGAGCTTGGGGTGGTTTATAGGAGTGCGCTATGATAGATAGCGTTCCTCGCCCAAGCGGGGATGAACCGTTGGTAGGACAAAGGGTTACAACATCCCCACATTCGTGGGGCTTATTGCTAAAACGTAAGTTGGTTGTACAGAGGGTAGGGGAGATTGACAATCAAACCGTTCTCTGCTTTAATGCCCTAAAACCGAAGAACCTCGCCCGCCGCCAAGCAAAGAGAGGTTCCTCGGTGAGTCAGGAGGTGTGCCCCGTGCTCTATGGCATTTTAGCAGACGACGAGCTTGTAAATTTGGTGATGGATGCAGCACATGCTGCAAACGTTTCCAACGCCGAAAAACTCAGGGCTGAGCTCGAGCTGAGATTGGTCGAGTACAGGCTGCAGGAGCAATATGGCTCCCTTGATGAGTGGGACTGCGATACCTCGTGAGGGATGTGTTTCCCGTCTTAGGCCATCGCTATCCAAATCAAGGGAGGTGAGTTTTGCACACGTTCAACCTAATAACCCAGCCCTGGATTCCCGTAAGGGAGGGCAACCAACTAAAGGAAGTGAGCCTCGAGCAGGCCCTGCTCGAGGGCCGTCGATTCGAGCGTATCGAAGACCCCAGTCCGCTCGTGACCGTAGCGCTATATCGCTTGCTCCTGGCCATTTTGCACCGGGCACTGCAAGGCCCAGAGAACTCCGACGAGGCGGCAAAGTGGTTCAGCAACGGTTTTGACGCCGAGAAGATTCGGGATTATCTGGCCAAACACCAAGACCGCTTTGATTTGTTCCACCCCGAACGGCCCTTCTACCAGGTGCCTGACTTCACCCTCGAGCGCTCCTGCCGCTCCTGGACGGTGCTGGCCCCCGAACTCAACTCCGACAACAACAAGGTTTTGTTCGACCACACCGTCACCTCGAGGCCCCGCCCCCTCCACCCCGCCGAGGCCGCCCGATTGCTGGTGGCCAACCAGACCTTCGCCCTTTCGGCGGGCAAGAGCGTGCTTTGCCACACCGCTACCGCGCCCGTGGCGACGGCAGCATTGGCCCTCATGCTGGGCGAGAACCTCCACGAGACGCTGTGTTTGAACCTCGTCAGCTATCCCAAAAGCGAGTACGAGCGCGATTTTGCCACCTGGGAGCGGGAGCCGCTGCGGGTATCCGACCTGAAAAACTGCGAGGCCGCCAGGGCCACCCCCAAGGGCATCGTTCATCGCTACACCTGGCTCTCGCGCGCGGTGCGCCTCGATCCCGAAGAGGGAAACGGCCAGGCGGACGATCCCCTGTCGGGACGCTTTGCGAGCGTACACCGGACGGACGATCCCCTGTCGGGACAGGGTACTCACGCGCCTGTTCACCCGGGACGATCCCCTGCGGGACAGACAGCTCACGCCGCTGTTTACCGGACCGTGGTGCGCTGGATCGCCTACGCTTCGGGGATTCGCTACGAGGAAGCCGCCATACGCCCCGACCCCATGGTGGCCTTCCGCCCCGACCCCAAGGACCTCTCCAAGCAGTATCCGCTCGGCTTTCGCGAGGGTCGGGCGCTGTGGCGAGACTTCGCCTCGCTCTTGCCCCGGCCAGGTTCCGCGCACAGCCCGAGGGTGGTGGAGCACGCCCGTAACGTCTACAGGGCGCTGGGGACTCGGTTTAAGGGACGGGGCATTCCGGTAATGGTCGCGGGCCAGGCCAACGACCAGGCCAAGGTCGAACTCTGGCGGGGCGAGGTTTACCGGCTGCCCGAGGCCATCCTGAGTGATAAGGACATCTGGCGCTTTGTGGAGGAGAACCTGGAGAGAGCCGAAGAAATGGGAAGGGCCTTGAACGGGGCGGCCCGAGCCCTGGCCACACAACTCCTAACTCTGGGAGACCGGCAGCCGCACAAGGACGACGTGATCAAGCTGATGCAGAGCTTTCCCCACCAAGCCGCCTACTGGTCGGCGCTCGAGGGCCAGTTCGCCAACTGGATCGTGCGGCTGGGCCCCGATTTCGAAGAGCAGCAAGCCCGGCTCGAGCAGGACTGGCTAAAGACCCTCCAGCGCGAAGCCTTGCAGGCCTGGCAGCTCACCAAACTCGCCGCCGGGGACGATGCCAGGGCTTTGCGGGCCATTCACAAGAGCGAAGGCATCCTGCTGGCCTATATCTACGGCAAAGGGAAGGAGGAAGCGGGTGCAAAAGGAAATTAGCAGAGAACAAGCTTTTGTGCGGCATCTGCGCCAGCGCAGCGAACCTGCCGACCTGGCGCGGATGCGCCGCGCCCTGGGCGATCCAGGCCAGGAAGTGATCCCTGTGGTCGAGGGGTTCTTGGGCCGCATCCAGGACGAGCGGGAAGACCACAGGGAGCGGATGGTCTATTACCTGGTGGCCGGGCTATGGGCCACTACAGTGTCTTCATCGGAGCTGGAGCAGTTTCGCAAAAAGCCTGAGGAAGAACCTGAAGTGAGCCAGAGCGAAGAGAGTGACGTGAGTAAAGGCTACCGCCGCACCCTGGGCCACGCCATCGCCCAGCTTTACCTCGCCCGTGACCAGTCCAAAAGCATCGAGCAGCGCTTCATCGCCTTGCTCGATGCCGACGAGGAACAGCTCCCGTACCGGATACGCCAGATGGTACGGCTGCTCAAGAGCGAGGAAGGCATCCCCATCTACTGGTCGGAACTCTTGCGCGACCTGCTGGCTT
This window harbors:
- the casB gene encoding type I-E CRISPR-associated protein Cse2/CasB, whose amino-acid sequence is MQKEISREQAFVRHLRQRSEPADLARMRRALGDPGQEVIPVVEGFLGRIQDEREDHRERMVYYLVAGLWATTVSSSELEQFRKKPEEEPEVSQSEESDVSKGYRRTLGHAIAQLYLARDQSKSIEQRFIALLDADEEQLPYRIRQMVRLLKSEEGIPIYWSELLRDLLAWDYERRPVQQKWARAFYRTVAKETERGEEE
- the casA gene encoding type I-E CRISPR-associated protein Cse1/CasA; amino-acid sequence: MHTFNLITQPWIPVREGNQLKEVSLEQALLEGRRFERIEDPSPLVTVALYRLLLAILHRALQGPENSDEAAKWFSNGFDAEKIRDYLAKHQDRFDLFHPERPFYQVPDFTLERSCRSWTVLAPELNSDNNKVLFDHTVTSRPRPLHPAEAARLLVANQTFALSAGKSVLCHTATAPVATAALALMLGENLHETLCLNLVSYPKSEYERDFATWEREPLRVSDLKNCEAARATPKGIVHRYTWLSRAVRLDPEEGNGQADDPLSGRFASVHRTDDPLSGQGTHAPVHPGRSPAGQTAHAAVYRTVVRWIAYASGIRYEEAAIRPDPMVAFRPDPKDLSKQYPLGFREGRALWRDFASLLPRPGSAHSPRVVEHARNVYRALGTRFKGRGIPVMVAGQANDQAKVELWRGEVYRLPEAILSDKDIWRFVEENLERAEEMGRALNGAARALATQLLTLGDRQPHKDDVIKLMQSFPHQAAYWSALEGQFANWIVRLGPDFEEQQARLEQDWLKTLQREALQAWQLTKLAAGDDARALRAIHKSEGILLAYIYGKGKEEAGAKGN